TTGCTTTGTTGTTTCCTTCACAAATGTTACTTCAACTTATATTAAGGAAtccagttgagttaccatatgaatttggaagataaaaattcacaaacatgtcAACTTGCTGTTGTCAATcggggacttagaaatatttctgaGAGGCCAAAACAGCATTGCATCCAAACTCGGGACCACTATATGAGACACTTAGAAGTTGAATAagatcttggtccaaaaataaagtttgtagcactccacttaaacttcaacttttattaaaggtcaaacttcataacttGCTTCCACACTGTTATTtgaccttggtcaaagcagcatcacgaTAAACCTTAAAttggagttttagaccgattgaggcattttcttggcattggctcaacacgaacccttcatgacttttgtggtagaattcaattagagtcatttgggcaatgtagcaaggtttggtagacatcccatgttcctattcacctgatgaagcaattcaagaaagattataacttatcatttcatgtgacttcttgattccaaacttcatgaaacttttccaatagtcaatgtagatggaaatagatgtgaggcacGTGAAAAGGGGCACTTTTAACATTACTCAGGCATACCTCTAAAAATGGTCAACAtagaagcaaaggtgtgttgtccaagtttaagttggggtTCAATCTTAGAGAGTTGATCCCAACACCTTTGTCACCACATacaagtttgaactagagctcttgattaccactgaacttgtcatgttggagctcaaacccactgcttaattggtgacaaacacctggggtgttacacatgGGTTACTGGGTGACTATTCCTTATAATTCACCGGACCCTCCGCCTTGAGTGACAAACGCTCTGGTACGGGATGAGTGTTCTCAGGTTTCCTGGCTGTGCACCTCTATAATTCAGCGGACATTCCGGTGCGAGTGGTGGACACTCCGCTAAGAAAGAAACTTAAGCTGTAGGTGACTAGACTCGGGATTGATGGACACTCCGTCCTTACGATGGACACTCCGTCAAATGGGTGACATAACCTATGCCCTTGGGTTCTTGGTGAAAGTCTTGGGGTTCATGCCTAGATCTTGGGTTGAGGCCTTCATGCATGCTCATGACATCCCTAGTATAGCTTAGGTAGACAACTAGGCTTAGGATTCTTATGGTTTAGGCTTAGGTTAGTTAGTGTAACTAGTGATTCCTTAACTAAGAGAAAACCCTTAGGATATAGAGAGATTGAGCATGGCAACTTAGCTTGGACTCTTGATGAGTTCCTTGTCATCAAGGTTGAAGATCCACACTTGTCATTCTTGCTTTCAAGCTAAGGAGAGAGATTTCTTACTTGGATTGCTTCCCATCAAGTAATCCtcatgatccatccatgcaagAGAAAATACTTGAGTTAGGGTTTAAGGATTGATCTCAAGATAATGAGAAGAGGGGATTCTTGAGCTAACCATGAGATGAGAGATTGTGGAAGCTCAAGTGCTTGATCTAGATGCTGATCTTGCTACCCTTTGCAATCTTGGTTCtcttctccaccttcttcttcttcttcactttctcactctagtttaacctttccttctcttgttcttccttctagagagagtgtgagagagagagaaatgagaggAGAGTGAGTGGAGCTGAGGTTCAAGTGTTGGGAAATATCTCCAACTCATGCTGACATGTGGACCATGCCCCTTAATGGATAACAGCATAATTCCCACTCAATCTATAGTCTCTGCACTATTATCGGATGATCCAGAAAACATGGTGGACTATCCGATAGACTCTGGTTTTGCTTATCCAAACTTAAGAACCTGATCTCTCTGACCTTGAGTCCATGTTGAGGCTTGCAATGGCTTTGCTCATTCTTTTGGTGAACATAAATGTCTTGAGTTGGGTTCTTTGATTGGCGTCCTCTCCTGACAGTCGCTTGGCTGACTTAGTTGACCAGTAGTTAACTTGTGCGTTGTCATGTAGTTGGTTACTAGGACGTAGCATTTTTTGGTCTGGGTTGTTAAGGGTGTCCATGAAGTCCGATGGGTTGTGTTTCGGATATCCAAAAATGATAGCCTATGGTGTAACGAACTCGGGTCGTTACAACTCCCCCACTTGAATTCTCGAGCTTGCCAAGTGGTTGCTCTAGATTTACCGGAGGACTCTTTCCAAAACTTTTCTACTTTTCTCTAGGATCTTAATCACTGGAGTTTTTGCTGATTTGTTAATTTTGATGGATGGTCTAATATCCTTCACGGATCCTCCGGTGTATCTCTAAATCTAACCTTCATTATCGGGCTAAGCAATCTGGCGGACGCTCCGCCGTCCTCGCGGACTGTCCTATAAAATCGGGTTATAAATAGGCCGACAGCCCCCCGGACAAGTCCTTTTCTTTTCTCCATCCGCCGGTCCCCCACGCGCACGCGTCCACACCGCCGCCCACTCCGCGACATCGACCTTTGGACGCTTCTTCCTCGATTCCTTCGGTCACGTGCCCAACCATGAACGACAGCACTGCTACCTCCATCCAAGATCTCATTTGAAGGTCTATCATTTATCTTAGGTGACATGGTGCAAGTTTAAAATGATTGCATATGCTATTATAATATTTAGGAATGTACTATATGACCTAAAATCCTTATTTAAAATAGTCCAAAATGAGAGTTAGTAAAAGATACAATAAGCATAAGAGCTTTAACTTGAGGAAAGTATCTATAGCAGTCCATAAAAATAAAGTTAAAAATAAAAATTCAGATTCATGACTTAATATATGTGATGCAACAAGGGTCACCATAGTTAATGGCATTGCATACTAAAATATACAAGGTGCCATGCAAAGTAAAAATATGAATACGCATAAAAAATATATAAGTCACTCCCTTGCAAAAAAAAAGTAATTAATAAGTTTATGACCATTAGATATAGACTACAAAGTATCTAGTATGTCTATTTTGTACAATATAAACAAAgaaaaaacatacaattatttaatataagtaatttttTACTAACCAAATATATTGATAGTATATCTTTTAAAATTTTAGCCCGTGCGAGAGCACTGATTGGTGGACTAGTACTCCTAATAACAAGCACAATGAGCCAAATTTAAAACAGCTGGGGCTCACGCAAGCACATTTCTGAATGCAAGTTGCATCTGGCTTGTACTTGGAGCAATGAGATACTAGCAGTGAGCAGACATGTACAGGGAACATGCAAGTACTGGTTAGTTGGCCTCCTAAGACTCCCACAAAAGCAAGCCACTTTAATCAATTGAAACTGCACAGCGTGATCTGATCCTGATGGCCTAACTAGTTGCAATTTGGCTATGTTGTTTTTTCTGACCTCTGCTTTTCTTGGCATACCGTTTTGCATGACTGCGTTGGCAAGAACAGTCAGTCCATCTTCCCCTAAATCACGACGCTAATCAGGGAGAAACGCCCAAATTTCCGATGTTGACACGAGACACGGTTATGGCTTTCTTTTTTCTGAATGGAGAATGCCCAAGTTGGAAAACACGGGTGCCGCAGCAGTTACCACCTCTGAGGCTCTGATTGAAATATAAACGCCCAAGTTTGAAagttatcttttttatttattctGGCATTCAATAAATTTATTGCTAAAACATTTCCGACTCGCGAAACAAGTGTTTACAAAAGGCCAGAAAGCACAATCATAAGAGTTGCGCGCATGCATGATGGGGGGCTTTCCATGCACGGTGGAGAGGGTGATGGAATGGTGTGCACTTGCAGTGGTGGCTCCCCGAAAAGGGCAGCCATCCATCAACAGTCACCACGCCCAGCACCAGCATCTGCGCATGGCTAGAAAGCATATTATTAACAACGCACTTAGATGGCGTAAAACTCCAGAAGAGAGCAGGCTGGTTTGCAAAGCAGAAAAGGACCCCCTGAACTCGAGTAAAGCAGAGCCACCTGCATCTAAGGATGGCAACCGGACCCGTCgagtatcgccggaacgttctcttctcCGCTACGGAGAATTTATCCTGTCtccgtccccgttaactgtctcgggtatagattcttgcctatccccgtacccgtcgggcatcggtcgggtaacagatacccgacggataCTGCATACccaataaacaaggacacttggggtcacaactttgcaatcggagacgcttcttcttcacccgggtataagtgtcgaagTCTCGGAGATGTCGAGAAGaaagagcgaggttgcgaggaggacgagcaaaggtggcagagagaccgaactgaggaagtgagggacacgagcgctcgtgaggcaggcgtgcttgtgctgctgacggagatggtgagaaaaaattaaactagggttcctagaacacacaaactaaatatatgattgtttagatttaggccaaaatacctatgttgagcttctttgggcctaatactcgcatgacagctcaaaaaGTCgagttccccaacgggtaacggggacggataaacaaggaacgttcccgtacccgctatacccgtcggggatggattcttgcccatttagatatccgcgggtaaagatatgatcccattccCGTCCCCTAatagatcaaatacccgtcgggtatcggaaCCCGCTGTCATCTTTACCTGCACCCACGTCCTCCTGTGCTTTAGCCTAGAGGAAAGCGGTTGCCGGCATAATGATGGGTTAGAACACGCTTTAATCCTCCAAACAGTGTGCGAGGACACTTCCAGGACAGTGCAGGATTGCAGCTGCAATCATACTACCATGCAATATCCATCAACGAGTGGAGTGGATGAACAGTGGCTTTGACACTTTGTTCAGATTGCAATTGCAAGACACGTTCGTACTCCTATGTAGGGCTTGGCATGAGCTATCACTAGGCCAAAAAAGCAGGGACAAGGACAGCTGCAGCCATTCGCCCTCCCCCGTGCAAAACACAAGCACGTTGATGGGAGCTTTCAGTATCTCTTGAGCAGTAACATGGTTAGTAGTAAGGGGCAGGTATGACAGAGCTGTATTGCAACAATCTTCAGCAACTTCAAGAATCAGCGAGGGAGGggaaaaaacagaaagatgaaaaAGATATATCTCAGGCACAGCAGAGCAAGGCATAGCATAGTGAGCTCCACTAAGGTAAAACAACCAAGAGCTCACTCACAGTCACAGCCTGCCTACGCTGTCACTACACATATTTCAACACCATCCGAAACGCTGCAAGTAATCACTTCTTCAGATCTTCAATCCCGCTCTTCTACCTTCGGCTCGATGTCCTTGAGGAGACCGACAATCTGCTGCATGGCTGGCCTCTTAGACGGCAGTTCCGCGGTGCACAGGTAGGCAATCCTCAGCGCCTCCTCCATCTGCCGTTCCAGCCCCGTGTCGCGGATCATGGGGTCGATGATGCTTGGCCCATGGTTCACCTTCACCATCGACCTGGCCCAGTTCACCAGGCTCGCCTCCTTCTGGTCAGGGTACTCATCACCCAATGGTTTCTTGCCGGTGACCAGTTCGAACAACACGACACCAAAGCTGTAAACGTCGGACTTCGCAGTCGCCATGGCGTTCTCCGAGTTGGAGAACTCCGGCGGAGCATAGCCTGGGGAATGGTGTAATAGGTCATTGTCGGTGCTGGTTCCAGCGACCATTGACAACCCAAAATCAGACAGCCTAGGCTCCATTGTGCAGTCAAAGTAGATGCTGCTTGCCTTCACATCCCGATGGACAATCTGCGGGATACAGCCATGATGGAGGAATGCCAGTGCCCTTGCGGCACCTAATGCAATTTTGTGTCGAAACATCCATGTGGCAGTACCTTCCGGTGTGATGATTTCAGTTGCGACACCACCAATGTTGTCATCCCATGTGTCACTGCTCCAATCTTCAGTTGCCTGAACTCCTAGCGGTAAGTCATGCAGTAAGTTGTGCAAATTGCCGTTTTCCATGTACTCGTAGATGGCAATCCTCTGGTCCCCTGCCAGACAGTAACCAGTCAAAGGAACCAAGTTAGGATGTTTGATCTGTCCCAGCCGCTCAAGCTCCCTTGCTGCATCTTGGTCTTCCATTACTGATCCATGGACCAACACCTTCACGGCAACTTGAATTCCGACAGGAAGGAATCCCCTATACACTGGCCCAAACCTCCCTTCTGCCAGCAAGGTACCCCTGTCAAAGTTTGATGTCGCTGCCAAGAGGTCAGCAAATGTGAAGCTTAGCAAGGGCTTCTCAAATATGATAACTGGCACTGAAGTTGCAACCTTCACATCAGCAACCCACGTTGTTGAATCTGTCTGGAAAGAAAATGGCCCTGATACAGCAGGCTCCTCCTTGATCGACACCTGCTTAACCACAGGCAACGCATCACACCTCTTCCTCCGCCTCCGACATGCCACTGCCAAGCAAAGCAACCCAAGAACAGAGAAGAACAAGGAGAGTACAACGGCTAGCACCAACTTTATCCCCTTCCGCTTCCCTCTACTTTTCTTGATACTATCTGGATTCACAGCAATTGGGCAGTCATTCCTGGACCGAGCAAATGCAGCGGCAAACGCCTCGGGGGAGAGCTCAGAGGCACAAACAGTGAGATTGTTATATGAGAAGTTGAACCGATCCATTGATGCCAACTTCTTCACCAATGCCACAGGTATCTCACCGGTGAGATTGTTCACCGACAAGTCCAGCACGTGTAGACGAAGAGAACTCATGTCTGGGACTAACCCACTGatattgttccttgataaatCGAGCACCTTCAATCCAACCAATCGGGATGAAAAATCAGCAGGAATTTGCCCATGCAGCCCAGTGCTTGACAGATTAACATACTCTAGCCCAGATATCTCACCCATGGACACCAGCAAATTAGCATTGGACAACTGGTTGTGTGCAAGATTCACATGCCTCAGGTTCTGGAACCGGCCCGCAATGGTGAATTCTCCTGTAAGCTCATTTCCTGACAAGTCCAGGTACATCAACGCCGAGCCGGCATACCCACTACTGAAATTCAACCCGGAGAAGGCGTTGTTGCTGAGGTCTATCACCCTCAACTGCTCCTGGAACGCCCCGATGATGGAGCCACCGAGCCTGTTGCCCGACAGGTTGAGATGGGCTAGCGAGCGGAGCGGCGACAGGTCCGGCAAGCCCCCGTCGATTGCATTGCCAGAGAGATCCATAGCCACGACGTTCACACAGCCGAAGACGATGGCGTTGGGGACCTGACCCTGGAACTGGTTGTGGCTGGCGTTGAGCACCTGCAGGCCGGCGATGGAGCCGAGCACTTGCGGCAGCGCGCCGGTGAAGGCGTTGTGGGAGACGTCGAGCACCTTGAGGCGCGCGAAGTTGCCGACGTTGTTGGGGAGCGCGCCGCGGATGGCGTTGCCGGAGAGGTTGAGCGCGCTCAGCGACGAACCGAGCTCCCACAGGTCATTGGGCAGCGCAGTTAGGCGGTTGCCGCTGAGGTCGAGGACCTGCAGACGCGCGAGCTTGCCGACGGTGTCCTCCGGGATGACGCCCGCCAGGTCCATCCCGGCGGCCACGAACACCACGACCCGACCCTCGCTGTCGCAGGACACGCCGGGCCAGGAGCACACCCCGTTGGCGCCGGACGAGGACGGCGCGGCGCGGCCCAGCTTGGAGAAAAACCCGGAGACGAAATAGGCGTCGGTGTTGGgctcctgcgccgccgccgccgcagcgcagGCGGCCACGGCCAAGGCAAAGAATAGGATTGCGGCGCTGCGGCGGCCGCCATGGCAGCAGACCATGGCAGTGGCAGGAGGGCGAAGGGGGAGGTCAAAGGAGAGATCTTGGCGCTATTGCGAGACTGCAGCCGCGTCGTTTGGTACTTGGGGTGATGGTGGCGGTGCTGGCGGGGGTGTCATGGGGGACAGCTCGGAGGTGGGCAAGTGGCTGGCTGACCTCCCCAGCCTCTTCTCATTCTTGTTGGCTTCTGTGTGATGCGGCGTGCGTTTGGCACTGGCAGGTCCTGCTTGGTGTGAAAAGGGAAGCAGGAGGGAACAAGCTTTGGGTAGTGGAAAGTGACGAAGGGGGAGGCCGGAGGAGAGGGAGGCGAGCTGAGCTGAGGAGGAAGGAGGCCATAAATTTGGGGGAGGTGGAGGGAGTAATTGGTGGAGTAAATTGTGGGAAGTCGGATTCGGCCGCTCAGCACACCGTACGGAGGCGGAGGTTCACGATTTCCATTTATGTCTTGTTCGCTAAAGTTTAATCCAtacataaaatattaaatataaattaaaaaaataattaattatacagtttatagctaatttatgagatgaattttttaagcctaattagttcatgatttgacaatgtggtccTATAGTAACACATgtactaatgatagattaattagacttaataaatttatctcgtggattactaacggattatgtaatttatttttttattagtattcgaacatcTCATGCGACATCTTTATACAACACCTGACGTGACACCTCCAAACTTTACCCCTGAATTTAAACAAGCCTTTTCGATTTGGAAACACGGAAGTGCAGGAGCATCCACGAAGTACTAGTATATTTCAATCAAGATACTGTACCAGATTTTCGAGATGAAACATGGTATTTAGAAATGACAACAGTTTTCTAATAAACGATGATACTCACTCCGTTCTAAGTATAAgatattttctagatatattgtaatttaggaaaaaaaaaagtACTTCATTTTGATGGTATAAAATCATGTCATTGCACATTGTGCATGTGGATTTATTGCTCACTTAATTATATTCATCATTTGAAGCGTCTTGTTAGGCTCACTCGTTTGAATGCAGGCTCTACCAGCATAATGCCATTTTTAATGGAGAATTTCGTAGCATTATTTTTAAAACTGTCACATCATGTAAAATGAAATGAAATATCCATCTTCACTGTATTTCATCATGTAGTTTCACATACATTTAATTTTATGACTCATGTAGAGTTTGTAATCGTACAAGAGAGTTTTGTTTAGATGAAACTCACTTCTTTTATCTCTTTTTTAAAATGTTGCCGTATCATCAAAAACACATATATGACCAcctattaaatataaataaaactcCCGCCGAGACTGACCTAATTATACCTATGAATCTGACAATTTCTATAATAGAAGATTTTGAGAACGTTAATAGCATATTTGGTTAGTTGGTTCTTGCCCAATCAGGCTCTTTACAAACACAACTCTCGGGTGACTCCCCAAATGCAAAAGGCAGCCCAAAGCCTAACTCCCCTGATATGGATTTTATTTGTGTTCCTAGTGAGCCAGGCTCGCGGGTAGCACTAGGATTTGTTAACAATGCTATTGCCATGTGATTATgtgttgtcggggaccaatagtaGGGTATCTGAAGAGGaagagctaatggtcatcaacattgattcatccgagcagtcaagaacgTGACTACGgatccaaccgacccccaggtgcacgggctctgcctcgctcgacctctggaggcgggctccacctcacccgacctcgaggccgcgatctccgtctcacccgacctttgggggtgggctccgcctcgcccgacctcgaggccacgatctccatctcgcccgaccccttgggtgcaggctccgtctcgcccgacctcaaggccgcgatctccgtctcgcccgaccccttggttgcGGGCTCCGCCTAGCCCGACCCCCGGGtgcagggctccgcctcgcccgacctctgggggcgggctccgcctcgcccaaccccgaggccacgagctctgtctcgcccgacctcttgggttcgtgctccgtctcacccgacggggacccataccgtcgccaaccactccaggtccaagcatatgggcctgggtcaaagctctgacaccggGGAAGGGACTGGCACGACTCGacgtaacccgtggccatgacgagccatacctgaggattcacatcaagaacaatgttgaatgtgccggtgctgttctgcctaatcctcgtacgaacGATaataggcgcgtcagttcaccacgacgcccACCGGGATGGAATGGGACGCCATGACCAACAGATGACGCCTGTGCAtagcgccagtgatgaacagggtcgtgacgtggagccgtccctgttgacatctacagactcggtgggacccacatgaaggagaagaaggaccctgcgatcctagaagccttagtctctctcattcttcttctttttctccgctgtaacccgcgctttcacTTAgcttataaaagggaaagcagggcgccccatgaagagGATGGACccatcgatcgatcgatccagaTCCGCACAAGACCGAACaacgagataaaaacacaagagcacgacacgaacacACGCCTGAGCAGCGCTAATCCCTCAGCACCTGTTCATTTCTTTCACCTAAGACTTGGGatcctgtccctctctcgcctatttgtaacccctactacaaactttcagtgctagtaacacgagcagcagcgatgaactggacgtagggactttctgcccgaaccggtataaacctcgtgtcttcTCAGCACACCATTCAAGCtagacgcgcaatactagaaatttactcgtcgatggtaactcaaaacaccgatagttggcgcgttaggtaggggccttttgtgcgTCTTGACATCCACATCAGGCGTCGAATGGCTAGTCATGGCAGCAGCTAGGTCTCGGGCGCGCATGTGCActtcgggaacctagacttcatcgtcacgacaaAGGGAGAGTTGGCATAGGCTCccaccgccgtccaacctctccactccatcgGCCTCGATGAGATCACCGAGACGCTCGATGAGCTGCAACTGCATGCACCGAAGGCCCGTGCCCttgggagcgaccagctcctcggcttcgattacaaGAGGCTAGAGCGTCAGCTCGGCGACTTCCTGGGTCCCCgaccgtcctaggaggacctatgccacctcaccttcttgtttgcCAATGTCATGACATAGCTTGCTAGAGGAGAGCTGCTTCTCCTaggaatacctcatccagagcgccccgacagcgctcccatctggtctccgcaacgccacaaagaccgttggccaccttgtggtgcaacaCACGCCCTCATCCCCTACGAACGATGGGTTCATGGGTATGACCGAATATGTTgtagaatctttccatgacctcctcgcagGAGAATTGGAGTCGCCCTtcaactctgactccagcagggggagccatcacccttctcatgaatgtttcatggcaggtacccctgagggatacatcgaaagcatccatgaggaagagGGTACCCTAATGAATGACCTTGATGacaaggtcgagggggatgcaagGGCCCCACCTCGCTTGCAGGTAGAGCAGTTGAAGGcccagcaccaagagctcgaggaagcacgactctagccCGAGCAGGAATGCGCGAAGCTCGAGCAAGAGATTGagtgccatggagacggtgggtgtGCGCGTGCCGTAGCCCACgatgtgaaccagaggatcatctaggacgatgaagccctcccacactttaccccgagcaagccagaacatcgctgctatggcGGCCTTGCTTTGGGGGCTTCTAGGGCCCGTGACGCCCAAGGATCGTCAGGCCCATCATGAGATGCGTGTGGCGGTGCAACAGGGCGAGAGCTTGTTGTCCCGACGACACAAGTTCGACGCTAGCCAGCACGCACCCTTAGAGCAACCCAACATggacgtgtcagtccaccaggcatagCAAGGTGGCAGACCGCGCACCACGGTTCCTGTGCATGAGCATCTCGCCCTCCGCCATGATGCTCGCGACACCCTCAACGCCTGCAGGTGTACCCACAGTGATGCGAGGGAGGGGGCaagccacggctaccaccctcattgtggtggacgctatgatagcggcgaggaccgaagcctgagccctgaCTTTCtagggaccttaggcctttggccgacacatcctcaacgtcgtcttcccaccgtggtaccgaccgctgaccaacatccctaaatactctagggaaacaaaccctggactatggctcgaggattataggcttgcttgccaagccagtggagcggataatgacgatttcattatccgcaaccttccattattcctaGGCGATTCGGcgtgaacgtggttggaacaccttccgtccaacaaaatccaaagttgggcggacctgaaagagatcttcgtggaaaACTTTCAGGGCACTTACGCGCATCCTGGGaatccatgggatctcaaaaactgccgaTAGAAGGctagggaaactcttcgtgggtacatccggtgcttctcccggtagtgcaacaagCTACCAATGTCATCGACaccgacatcataggagctttcctgtctaagACCACTTaagagtccctggttcacaagctaggatacaagggcccgcgaaccaccaagaagctcctcaacatcgccaccagccacgcctcgagcgaggaggcggtcggggtgATTTTCACCTGCCTCAAAAGGCATGGCGAATCGGGACAAGGACgctggcgaaggcgcctccaactgtcccagcaagaagaagaacaagcagcggaaTGAGGGCCTGCTCGTGGCCACCGCCAACCGCAAGGGGGGTCCAAAGCCCGCTGAGGGCACcccagaccactttgagaagctactcgaaggaCCATgtctgaaccatgctttccccatcaagcacctatacaaggactgctgTCCTCATGAAccagttcttgtccggaggctccaacaaggggagcaTAGTGGGACCCCATGCCAGCCGCAGATGATGCCtaggggaaggatggtggatttCCGATGCTGGATGGCtgtctcatgatctttggagggtcagcggcctatgactccaagcaccgctagaagcttgcatgccacgaggtctatacgaccgagcCGGCCACGCccaccttcctccgatggtcggagtccgccacaACCTTTGATTGGACCAACCACCTAGAAAGCATCCTGCAGTCAGGCAGATATCCACTCATGGTCGACCTGATCATCAacacaaagcggctcaccaaggtgctgatggatggaggcagctggcctcaacatcatgtacgctgaaatgctcgacgccatgggcatcgaccgagcatGCATCCAGCCGACtagggcacctttccatggcatcatgcctagaaacaggttgtgccacttgggtagatcgatctgcccatcacctttggggattcgACCAATTACCggacggagacccttaccttcgaggtggtcgggttccacgaaacctaccacgccatcctgggatgtccATGCAATGTGAAGTAcgtggccatccccaactatacctatctaaagttgaagatgctgggtccatgcggggtcatcaccatcggcacctccttctagcacacctatgagtgcgaggtggaGTGTTGCGAACACGCCgcggcaattgtcgcctccaaagagcttgcggccatcagggaggaggtcatctgAGAAGTGACCGACTCCAAGTGGTCGACCGGGTCTTTCAAGCctatagagggcgccaaggaggtc
This DNA window, taken from Miscanthus floridulus cultivar M001 chromosome 13, ASM1932011v1, whole genome shotgun sequence, encodes the following:
- the LOC136500808 gene encoding probable LRR receptor-like serine/threonine-protein kinase At2g24230, which encodes MVCCHGGRRSAAILFFALAVAACAAAAAAQEPNTDAYFVSGFFSKLGRAAPSSSGANGVCSWPGVSCDSEGRVVVFVAAGMDLAGVIPEDTVGKLARLQVLDLSGNRLTALPNDLWELGSSLSALNLSGNAIRGALPNNVGNFARLKVLDVSHNAFTGALPQVLGSIAGLQVLNASHNQFQGQVPNAIVFGCVNVVAMDLSGNAIDGGLPDLSPLRSLAHLNLSGNRLGGSIIGAFQEQLRVIDLSNNAFSGLNFSSGYAGSALMYLDLSGNELTGEFTIAGRFQNLRHVNLAHNQLSNANLLVSMGEISGLEYVNLSSTGLHGQIPADFSSRLVGLKVLDLSRNNISGLVPDMSSLRLHVLDLSVNNLTGEIPVALVKKLASMDRFNFSYNNLTVCASELSPEAFAAAFARSRNDCPIAVNPDSIKKSRGKRKGIKLVLAVVLSLFFSVLGLLCLAVACRRRRKRCDALPVVKQVSIKEEPAVSGPFSFQTDSTTWVADVKVATSVPVIIFEKPLLSFTFADLLAATSNFDRGTLLAEGRFGPVYRGFLPVGIQVAVKVLVHGSVMEDQDAARELERLGQIKHPNLVPLTGYCLAGDQRIAIYEYMENGNLHNLLHDLPLGVQATEDWSSDTWDDNIGGVATEIITPEGTATWMFRHKIALGAARALAFLHHGCIPQIVHRDVKASSIYFDCTMEPRLSDFGLSMVAGTSTDNDLLHHSPGYAPPEFSNSENAMATAKSDVYSFGVVLFELVTGKKPLGDEYPDQKEASLVNWARSMVKVNHGPSIIDPMIRDTGLERQMEEALRIAYLCTAELPSKRPAMQQIVGLLKDIEPKVEERD